One window of the Amycolatopsis mediterranei genome contains the following:
- a CDS encoding DNA-directed RNA polymerase subunit beta' — translation MLDVNFFDELRIGLATADDIRQWSYGEVKKPETINYRTLKPEKDGLFCEKIFGPTRDWECYCGKYKRVRFKGIICERCGVEVTRAKVRRERMGHIELAAPVTHIWYFKGVPSRLGYLLDLAPKDLEKIIYFAAYVITGVNTELRHNDLPTLENEIGVERKNLETKRDADIEARAQKLEADLAALEAEGAKSDVRRKVKEGGEREMRQLRDRAGRELDRLEEVWTTFTKLDTRQLIADELLYRELVDRYGEYFTGGMGAEAIQKLATEFDVSAEADNLRDTIRNGKGQKKLRALKRLKVVAAFQATGNDPRGMVLDAVPVIPPDLRPMVQLDGGRFATSDLNDLYRRVINRNNRLKRLIDLGAPEIIVNNEKRMLQEAVDALFDNGRRGRPVTGPGNRPLKSLSDLLKGKQGRFRQNLLGKRVDYSGRSVIIVGPQLKLHQCGLPKDMALELFKPFVMKRLVDLNHAQNIKSAKRMVERSRPQVWDVLEEVITGHPVMLNRAPTLHRLGIQAFEPQLVEGKAIQLHPLVCEAFNADFDGDQMAVHLPLSAEAQAEARILMLSANNILSPASGRPLAMPRLDMVTGLFHLTRLTETAEGAGNAYSSPAEAIMAYDRKALSLHAPVKIRITDRQPAKADEARLAEKGWEPGKAWLAETTLGRVLFNELLPADYPFINEPMPKKRQAAIVNDLAERYSMTQVAQTLDRLKDAGFYWATRSGVTVAISDVLTPVGKKAILDEYEGKASQVEKRYQRGQLSHAERNNELVKVWTQATEEVHKIMETALPDDNPIAMIVKSGAAGNMTQVRSLAGMRGLVSNPKGEYIPRPIKANFREGLSVAEYFIATHGARKGLADTALRTADSGYLTRRLVDVSQDVIVRETDCGTTRGIMMPIGEDIGDGKVLRDQHVETSVYARNLATDAVDAKGNVVLNAGDDIGDPAIDKLLSSGISKVKVRSVLTCESVVGICATCYGRSMATGLLVDVGEAVGIVAAQSIGEPGTQLTMRTFHQGGVAGDDITTGLPRVQELFEARVPKGKAPIADVDGRVRIEESERFWKITLIPDDGGEEIVFDKLSKRQRLANTPNGPLGDGDHVHVGQQLLEGTPDPHEVLRVMGPREAQIHLVDEVQKVYRAQGVSIHDKHIEVIVRQMLRRVTIIDSGATDFLPGELPERTKFEATNRAAVAEGGEPASGRPVLMGITKASLTTDSWLSAASFQETTRVLTDAAINGRSDKLVGLKENVIIGKLIPAGTGINKYRNIQVQPTEEARVAAYAIPSYDDGYYTPDVFGTGTGAAVPLDDYDFGRDFR, via the coding sequence GTGCTGGACGTCAACTTTTTCGATGAGCTCCGCATTGGTCTCGCCACGGCCGACGACATCCGTCAGTGGTCGTACGGCGAGGTCAAGAAGCCGGAGACCATCAACTACCGGACGCTCAAGCCCGAGAAGGACGGCCTCTTCTGCGAGAAGATCTTCGGTCCGACCCGGGACTGGGAGTGCTACTGCGGCAAGTACAAGCGCGTCCGCTTCAAGGGCATCATCTGTGAGCGCTGCGGCGTCGAGGTGACCCGCGCCAAGGTGCGCCGCGAGCGGATGGGCCACATCGAGCTGGCCGCCCCGGTCACCCACATCTGGTACTTCAAGGGTGTTCCCTCCCGCCTGGGCTACCTGCTGGACCTGGCGCCGAAGGACCTCGAGAAGATCATCTACTTCGCGGCTTACGTCATCACCGGCGTGAACACGGAGCTGCGCCACAACGACCTGCCGACCCTCGAGAACGAGATCGGCGTCGAGCGCAAGAACCTCGAGACCAAGCGTGACGCCGACATCGAGGCGCGTGCGCAGAAGCTCGAAGCCGACCTGGCCGCGCTGGAGGCGGAGGGCGCCAAGTCCGACGTCCGCCGCAAGGTCAAGGAGGGCGGCGAGCGCGAGATGCGCCAGCTGCGCGACCGCGCCGGCCGCGAGCTGGACCGCCTCGAGGAGGTCTGGACGACCTTCACGAAGCTCGACACCCGCCAGCTGATCGCCGACGAGCTGCTCTACCGCGAGCTCGTCGACCGCTACGGCGAGTACTTCACCGGCGGCATGGGCGCGGAGGCCATCCAGAAGCTGGCCACCGAGTTCGACGTCTCCGCGGAGGCAGACAACCTGCGCGACACCATCCGCAACGGCAAGGGGCAGAAGAAGCTCCGCGCGCTGAAGCGGCTCAAGGTCGTCGCGGCCTTCCAGGCCACCGGCAACGACCCGCGCGGCATGGTGCTCGACGCCGTCCCGGTGATCCCGCCGGACCTGCGCCCGATGGTGCAGCTCGACGGTGGCCGGTTCGCGACGTCGGACCTGAACGACCTGTACCGCCGCGTGATCAACCGCAACAACCGCCTCAAGCGGCTGATCGACCTCGGCGCGCCCGAGATCATCGTCAACAACGAGAAGCGGATGCTGCAGGAGGCCGTCGACGCGCTGTTCGACAACGGCCGCCGCGGGCGTCCGGTCACCGGCCCGGGCAACCGGCCGCTGAAGTCGCTGTCCGACCTGCTCAAGGGCAAGCAGGGCCGGTTCCGCCAGAACCTGCTCGGCAAGCGCGTCGACTACTCGGGCCGTTCGGTCATCATCGTCGGCCCGCAGCTGAAGCTGCACCAGTGCGGTCTGCCGAAGGACATGGCGCTCGAGCTGTTCAAGCCGTTCGTCATGAAGCGGCTGGTCGACCTGAACCACGCGCAGAACATCAAGTCCGCCAAGCGGATGGTGGAGCGCTCGCGGCCGCAGGTGTGGGACGTGCTGGAAGAGGTCATCACCGGCCACCCGGTGATGCTGAACCGCGCGCCGACGCTGCACCGCCTCGGCATCCAGGCCTTCGAGCCGCAGCTGGTCGAGGGCAAGGCCATCCAGCTGCACCCGCTGGTCTGCGAGGCGTTCAACGCGGACTTCGACGGTGACCAGATGGCGGTGCACCTGCCGCTGTCGGCCGAGGCGCAGGCCGAGGCCCGGATCCTGATGCTGTCGGCGAACAACATCCTGTCGCCGGCGTCGGGCCGCCCGCTCGCCATGCCGCGGCTGGACATGGTCACCGGCCTGTTCCACCTGACCCGCCTCACCGAGACGGCCGAGGGCGCGGGCAACGCGTACTCGTCGCCGGCCGAGGCGATCATGGCCTACGACCGCAAGGCGCTGAGCCTGCACGCTCCGGTCAAGATCCGCATCACCGACCGTCAGCCGGCGAAGGCCGACGAGGCGCGGCTCGCGGAGAAGGGCTGGGAGCCGGGCAAGGCGTGGCTGGCCGAGACGACCCTGGGCCGCGTGCTCTTCAACGAGCTGCTGCCGGCGGACTACCCGTTCATCAACGAGCCGATGCCGAAGAAGCGGCAGGCCGCGATCGTGAACGACCTCGCCGAGCGGTACTCGATGACGCAGGTCGCGCAGACCCTGGACCGCCTCAAGGACGCCGGTTTCTACTGGGCGACCCGCTCGGGCGTCACCGTCGCCATCTCGGACGTGCTCACCCCGGTGGGCAAGAAGGCCATCCTCGACGAGTACGAGGGCAAGGCCTCCCAGGTCGAGAAGCGCTACCAGCGTGGTCAGCTGTCGCACGCCGAGCGGAACAACGAGCTCGTCAAGGTGTGGACGCAGGCCACCGAAGAGGTCCACAAGATCATGGAGACGGCGCTACCGGACGACAACCCGATCGCCATGATCGTGAAGTCGGGTGCCGCCGGTAACATGACGCAGGTCCGGTCCCTGGCCGGTATGCGTGGCCTGGTGTCGAACCCGAAGGGTGAGTACATCCCGCGTCCGATCAAGGCCAACTTCCGTGAGGGCCTGTCGGTGGCGGAGTACTTCATCGCCACGCACGGTGCCCGGAAGGGCCTGGCGGACACGGCGCTGCGGACCGCCGACTCGGGTTACCTGACCCGGCGTCTGGTGGACGTCTCGCAGGACGTCATCGTCCGCGAGACCGACTGCGGCACCACCCGCGGCATCATGATGCCGATCGGCGAGGACATCGGCGACGGCAAGGTCCTGCGCGACCAGCACGTCGAGACCTCCGTGTACGCGCGGAACCTCGCGACGGACGCGGTGGACGCCAAGGGCAACGTCGTGCTGAACGCCGGCGACGACATCGGCGACCCGGCCATCGACAAGCTGCTCTCCAGCGGCATCTCGAAGGTCAAGGTCCGCTCGGTGCTGACCTGCGAGTCGGTCGTCGGTATCTGCGCGACCTGCTACGGCCGCTCGATGGCGACCGGTCTGCTCGTCGACGTCGGCGAGGCGGTGGGTATCGTCGCCGCCCAGTCGATCGGTGAGCCGGGTACGCAGCTGACGATGCGTACGTTCCACCAGGGTGGTGTGGCCGGTGACGACATCACGACCGGTCTGCCGCGTGTCCAGGAGCTGTTCGAGGCCCGCGTCCCGAAGGGCAAGGCGCCCATCGCCGACGTCGACGGCCGCGTGCGGATCGAGGAGAGCGAGCGGTTCTGGAAGATCACCCTCATCCCGGACGACGGGGGCGAGGAGATCGTCTTCGACAAGCTGTCCAAGCGGCAGCGGCTCGCGAACACCCCGAACGGCCCGCTGGGCGACGGTGACCACGTGCACGTCGGCCAGCAGCTGCTCGAGGGCACGCCGGACCCGCACGAGGTGCTGCGGGTCATGGGGCCGCGCGAGGCGCAGATCCACCTGGTGGACGAGGTCCAGAAGGTGTACCGGGCGCAGGGCGTGTCGATCCACGACAAGCACATCGAGGTCATCGTCCGGCAGATGCTGCGCCGGGTGACGATCATCGACTCCGGGGCCACGGACTTCCTGCCGGGCGAGCTGCCCGAGCGGACCAAGTTCGAGGCGACGAACCGGGCCGCGGTCGCCGAAGGCGGCGAGCCGGCTTCGGGCCGTCCGGTGCTGATGGGGATCACGAAGGCGTCGCTCACCACGGACTCGTGGCTGTCGGCGGCGTCGTTCCAGGAGACCACGCGAGTCCTGACCGACGCGGCGATCAACGGCCGCTCGGACAAGCTCGTGGGCCTCAAGGAGAACGTGATCATCGGTAAGCTGATCCCGGCCGGTACGGGCATCAACAAGTACCGCAACATCCAGGTGCAGCCGACCGAGGAGGCCCGGGTCGCGGCGTACGCGATCCCGTCCTACGACGACGGTTACTACACCCCGGACGTGTTCGGTACGGGTACCGGTGCCGCGGTTCCGCTGGACGACTACGACTTCGGCCGCGACTTCCGCTGA
- a CDS encoding M15 family metallopeptidase: protein MPIFTRRVRALAVTLAATAGLAVPMPAQAAPSKAFVALSDVAPSILQDIRYDTRHNFVGRRIDGYRQPLCILTRQAAEGLRKAQAELLRQGYTLKVYDCYRPQRAVDHFVRWAKDLADEKMKAEFYPDVAKDRLFADGYIAEKSGHSRGSTMDLTLVRLPPPFQRPYVPGEPLQACFAPRDQRFPDNTVDMGTGYDCFDPLAHTDNPAITGTARQHRDLLRSTMAAAGFRNLPEEWWHFTLNGEPFPDTYFDFPVSRGSLH from the coding sequence ATGCCGATCTTCACTCGCCGGGTGCGCGCGCTCGCCGTCACCCTCGCCGCGACGGCCGGTCTCGCCGTCCCCATGCCCGCGCAGGCCGCTCCCTCGAAGGCCTTCGTGGCGCTCTCCGACGTCGCGCCGTCGATCCTGCAGGACATCCGCTACGACACGCGGCACAACTTCGTCGGCCGCCGCATCGACGGGTACCGCCAGCCTCTGTGCATCCTGACCCGGCAGGCCGCCGAAGGCCTCCGGAAAGCACAGGCGGAGCTGCTCCGGCAGGGGTACACGCTCAAGGTGTACGACTGCTACCGGCCGCAGCGCGCCGTCGACCACTTCGTCCGGTGGGCCAAGGACCTCGCCGACGAGAAGATGAAAGCCGAGTTCTACCCGGACGTCGCCAAGGACCGGCTCTTCGCCGACGGGTACATCGCCGAGAAGTCCGGGCACAGCCGCGGCAGCACGATGGACCTCACCCTCGTCCGCCTGCCGCCGCCGTTCCAGCGGCCGTACGTCCCGGGCGAACCGCTCCAGGCGTGCTTCGCGCCGCGGGACCAGCGCTTCCCCGACAACACCGTCGACATGGGCACCGGCTACGACTGCTTCGACCCGCTCGCCCACACCGACAACCCGGCGATCACCGGCACCGCCCGGCAGCACCGCGACCTGCTGCGCTCGACGATGGCCGCGGCGGGTTTCCGCAACCTGCCCGAGGAGTGGTGGCACTTCACGCTGAACGGCGAGCCGTTCCCGGACACCTACTTCGACTTCCCGGTCTCCCGGGGCAGCCTGCACTGA
- a CDS encoding Lrp/AsnC family transcriptional regulator yields the protein MTFRSEKALDDVDWRLLDLLQADGRLSFKELGRRINLSAPAVAERVRRLEETGVITGYRAQVDARRAGQPLQAFVEMRCALSSCLLKTSKSEDYPEVVEIHRLSGDHCTMLKIRAASLEHFEGLLERLGKHGELRSSVVLSTQFEGRPVQPPSDDFLRATTSEGWS from the coding sequence ATGACCTTCCGTTCGGAAAAGGCGCTGGACGACGTCGACTGGCGGCTGCTGGACCTGCTGCAGGCCGACGGGCGGCTGTCGTTCAAGGAGCTCGGGCGGCGGATCAACCTGTCGGCGCCGGCGGTGGCCGAGCGGGTGCGGCGGCTGGAGGAGACCGGGGTGATCACCGGCTACCGCGCCCAGGTCGACGCGCGGCGCGCGGGCCAGCCGCTGCAGGCGTTCGTCGAGATGCGGTGCGCGCTGAGCAGCTGCCTGCTGAAGACGTCGAAGTCCGAGGACTACCCGGAGGTCGTCGAGATCCACCGGCTGAGCGGCGACCACTGCACGATGCTGAAGATCCGGGCGGCGTCGCTCGAGCACTTCGAGGGGCTGCTGGAACGGCTGGGCAAGCACGGCGAGCTGCGGTCGTCGGTGGTGCTTTCCACGCAGTTCGAGGGACGGCCGGTGCAGCCACCCTCGGACGACTTCCTGCGCGCGACGACGTCCGAAGGCTGGTCGTGA
- a CDS encoding MFS transporter, with protein MGTSTVTGRTRSMGALFAGVALLNTATVGLGTAATLIVAAGSGAVWSGLPSVANVLGTAAGALGAGRLLPVHGSRRVLAGGYGLAAAGALVAFAGALATSVVPLLLGILLVGLGNGGAQLSRYLAADLYPQDRRGRALSTVVWGGTVGALAGPALMVPAAGAAAGFGWPSLSGPAAVAVLATAGAALAAAFLPRHVPPPRQPGLRPGPGAPPPEPPKSPPREPAVAARGPVRPAGFVRPLVAMVLAQLTMSAVMTMTPVQLQAHGHDLGVVGWVLSAHLFGMFALAPLSGRIADRWGPHVAVNAGLGVLALAAATALAAPTAHTSGLPIALFLLGYGWNLVFVGGSAQLSRDLAPETRSRVQGTVDAVVWSASALAGLGSGALFAGGGYGLVAVVGGVLAVLPLAFSAARDGR; from the coding sequence ATGGGGACTTCGACGGTGACCGGCCGGACCCGGTCGATGGGGGCACTGTTCGCCGGTGTCGCGCTGCTCAACACGGCCACGGTCGGCCTCGGCACCGCGGCCACGCTGATCGTCGCCGCCGGCAGCGGCGCGGTCTGGAGCGGGCTGCCGAGCGTGGCGAACGTGCTCGGCACCGCGGCGGGCGCGCTCGGCGCCGGGAGGCTGCTGCCGGTCCACGGCAGCCGCCGGGTGCTGGCCGGTGGCTACGGCCTCGCCGCGGCCGGCGCGCTGGTGGCGTTCGCGGGCGCACTGGCGACGTCGGTCGTGCCGCTGCTGCTGGGCATCCTGCTGGTCGGGCTGGGCAACGGCGGTGCGCAGCTCTCGCGGTACCTGGCGGCGGACCTGTACCCGCAGGACCGCCGGGGGCGCGCGCTCTCGACCGTCGTCTGGGGCGGGACCGTCGGCGCGCTCGCCGGGCCGGCCCTGATGGTTCCGGCGGCCGGTGCCGCGGCCGGCTTCGGCTGGCCGTCGCTGTCCGGGCCGGCCGCGGTGGCGGTCCTGGCCACGGCGGGCGCGGCGCTGGCGGCGGCGTTCCTCCCGCGGCACGTGCCCCCGCCGAGACAACCGGGCCTCCGGCCCGGGCCGGGGGCTCCGCCACCAGAACCCCCGAAAAGCCCGCCGCGGGAGCCCGCCGTGGCCGCTCGCGGCCCGGTGCGGCCGGCCGGGTTCGTGCGGCCGCTGGTCGCGATGGTCCTCGCGCAGCTCACGATGAGCGCGGTGATGACGATGACGCCGGTGCAGCTGCAGGCACACGGGCACGACCTCGGCGTCGTCGGCTGGGTGCTGAGCGCGCACCTGTTCGGGATGTTCGCGCTGGCGCCGCTGTCGGGGCGGATCGCCGACCGCTGGGGTCCGCACGTCGCCGTCAACGCGGGCCTCGGCGTCCTCGCCCTGGCGGCCGCAACCGCGCTCGCGGCACCGACGGCGCACACTTCCGGCCTGCCGATCGCGCTGTTCCTCCTGGGCTACGGCTGGAACCTGGTGTTCGTCGGCGGCAGCGCGCAGCTCAGCCGGGACCTCGCGCCGGAGACGCGCAGCCGGGTGCAGGGCACCGTCGACGCGGTCGTCTGGTCGGCGTCCGCGCTGGCCGGGCTGGGGTCGGGGGCGCTGTTCGCCGGCGGCGGGTACGGGCTGGTCGCGGTGGTCGGCGGCGTGCTGGCCGTGCTCCCGCTGGCGTTCTCCGCCGCCCGTGACGGCCGGTAA
- a CDS encoding zinc ribbon domain-containing protein — MADSVPFTDNFSDLSNTQGYQFEFRCERCGNGFRSAFQRDNVETGRSVLRAVGSFFGGTLRDLSNSADQWRYDRATNSPAKDKALAAAVEEITPSFRQCRGCGDWMCQDQCWNEEIGQCLRCSPSVAEEISRAQAAAQRDQIWDKARDKDWTAGLDLDTRAKVSCPGCGLKADGGKFCSSCGTSLAMKVTCGGCGSESNKPDALFCSDCGTKL, encoded by the coding sequence GTGGCTGACTCTGTGCCCTTCACGGACAACTTTTCGGACCTCTCGAACACGCAGGGGTACCAGTTCGAGTTCCGTTGCGAGCGTTGCGGCAACGGCTTCCGCTCCGCCTTCCAGCGCGACAACGTCGAGACCGGCCGAAGCGTGCTTCGCGCGGTGGGCTCGTTCTTCGGCGGGACGCTGCGCGACCTGAGCAATTCGGCCGACCAGTGGCGCTACGATCGCGCGACGAACTCGCCGGCCAAGGACAAGGCACTGGCCGCGGCGGTCGAGGAGATCACCCCGAGCTTCCGCCAGTGCCGCGGCTGCGGCGACTGGATGTGCCAGGACCAGTGCTGGAACGAGGAGATCGGCCAGTGCCTGCGCTGCTCGCCGAGCGTCGCGGAGGAGATCTCGCGCGCCCAGGCCGCGGCCCAGCGGGACCAGATCTGGGACAAGGCCCGCGACAAGGACTGGACGGCGGGCCTGGACCTCGACACCCGGGCCAAGGTCAGCTGCCCGGGCTGCGGCCTGAAAGCGGACGGCGGCAAGTTCTGTTCGTCCTGCGGCACGTCGCTGGCCATGAAGGTGACCTGCGGCGGCTGTGGCAGTGAGAGCAACAAGCCGGACGCGCTGTTCTGCTCCGATTGCGGCACCAAACTCTGA